A section of the Lathamus discolor isolate bLatDis1 chromosome 6, bLatDis1.hap1, whole genome shotgun sequence genome encodes:
- the LOC136016617 gene encoding carbohydrate sulfotransferase 9-like, translated as MNQKVLIFLLPNFIFGIFLFGFFCKRQKNLTGVFPDPTEDWLAIQNDRKSTLASLCLKNGLLKFRSKLDSHVASQLFVEHKHKFIYCEVPKVGCSNWKRTIFLLQANLNAEASEIEHDHIHQTSLIKKLVAYPPAIQKEFLNNYTKVMFTRHPLERLVSAYRDKLLHSEPFYSVTVANEIRAMFRKDKNSSEKVSFQEFVNFIVAKPPNSLDIHWKPMFLLCDPCNIHYDILGKYETLRLDSEHVLKVIGAPKSLHFPNLKRYGSEKRTNGDITLEYLRQLNSEQIEKIKKLYQMDFFLFNYTMDYEDYFSLND; from the exons ATGAACCAGAAGGTGTTAATTTTCCTTCTcccaaattttatttttgggatatttctttttggctttttttgtaaGAGACAAAAAAACCTAACAG GTGTTTTTCCTGATCCCACTGAAGACTGGCTGGCAATTCAGAATGATCGCAAAAGCACACTGGCTTCTCTCTGCCTGAAGAACGGCCTCCTCAAATTCAGAAGTAAATTGGATTCTCATGTCGCAAGCCAGCTCTTTGTGGAGCACAAACATAAATTTATCTACTGTGAGGTGCCCAAGGTAGGCTGCTCCAACTGGAAGagaactatttttcttcttcaagcaAACTTAAATGCTGAAGCTTCTGAAATTGAACATGACCACATACACCAAACCTCACTGATCAAGAAGCTGGTGGCGTACCCTCCGGCCATACAAAAGGAATTTCTGAACAACTACACCAAAGTGATGTTCACCAGACATCCCTTGGAACGGCTGGTTTCAGCTTACAGAGACAAACTTCTGCACTCTGAGCCATTCTACAGTGTCACTGTGGCTAATGAGATTAGGGCAATGTTCAGGAAAGACAAAAATTCATCTGAAAAAGTGAGTTTTCAAGAGTTTGTCAATTTCATTGTAGCAAAACCACCAAATAGTCTTGACATTCACTGGAAACCGATGTTTCTGCTCTGTGATCCTTGCAACATTCACTATGATATTCTGGGTAAGTATGAAACTCTTAGGTTAGATTCTGAGCATGTTCTGAAGGTCATTGGAGCACCAAAGAGCCTGCACTTCCCCAACTTGAAGAGGTATGGCTCAGAGAAACGAACTAATGGTGATATCACCTTGGAGTACCTCAGACAATTGAACTCAGAACAAATTGAGAAGATCAAAAAATTATATCAAATGGATTTTTTCTTGTTCAACTATACTATGGACTATGAGGATTATTTTTCCCTGAATGACTAA